CCCCTAACTCGATGCCTTTGGCTTAACGAGGGTCTTCTACGGAGGACTACAAGTCTGAAGAGTGTGAAGACACCTACCTTTGCGGCCTCCAGCATCTCTTGTGTTTCTTCCTGACTGTGACTGACAAAGACATCGCCGATTTGATATGGGATCAATAGAGAGTCGTCGTCTAACATCATTAGGTCGTCGCTGGCGTCCTGTAAGTTCTGCAGCGATTTCTGCAGGGAGACATTAGCAGGTCATTAGTCTCAGTTTGGGCTGTTAACAAGTTAGCGTGAGCAATTTAGCACAGTGGTTCTAAAACTTTTTTCAGTAAGGTACCCCCcctttgaattgttttttttggatatCCGAAACGTTTcgatggtaacagcgagttggaccaatcagagatgttgccgttacgcttaggattgtgggtagtgtagatTTTCTCTATAAGATcgcggataaaacatgtttttcttaaaacaaggttgatttcatacggacatagattctacaggagcagaaactttcgtttcacaaccacgtagctcgtggtcagtctacctcggatggtttagacttTATGGCTGatattctaaatccttatggagaaaggGACTGTTGACCGGAAGTGCCGATTCCCTACTCCGCGTTCTGGAAGCAGGAAGGGTGACATAGGCCTATAAAGCGCTGTCAATGATAGATTTACCAAACAACAACGTTGTAACTGAACAGCATTTAAATGCTAtacttcaaatgtttagaatcatcactaaatgtatttattattattattttatgaattatgcatgacatatttttaaattaacattttgaaaaaaatctcaagtaccccctgcagtagtctaaagtacccctaggggtacgcttacccccatttgagaaacactgatttaGCATTTGCATCGCCTTTCAGACCACACTTAACCGTAACCCATCTGAACAAATGAACTTTCTGTGGAAtcggtgttgattcaacttttcCGTTTTCAAAAGGCTATGCTTTGTGGCTCTGGTGAGTTGTGCCATGTTATACGTAATAGATAAGAGGTGTGACAAGATCTCGTCCCTCGATATTGCTCGTCGAGGTTAAAAGTTGTCCCGTgatatcagtacacaagtgcagaATTACGTTGGCATTACCGAGGACCAATGCGTAAATCAACCGGTGCCAAATTCCGGTACGTCAGAGCGCGTAAGCACGagcttctctgtcctctctgtatCTTTCACAGATGTTCCGACACACGCACGCAACACAGACACCTCTCGGTTTATCACATTAAAATCAAcagcagcaccacaaactacagcctccaaaattattacattaaacattacatgtcatttagctgacgcttttatccaaagcgacttaaaattgctatatatgtcagaggtcgcacgcctctggagcaactaggggttaagtgtcttgctcaggtacacattggttgatgtatcgcagtgggaattaaACCTGGATCtctcacaccaaaggcatgtgtcatatccactgcgccaccaCCACCGCCACAAAATGGCCATTATGTTTACCCAACACTTCCTtacaaaagttttaaaaagcgACATTTCAATCCACACGAAAACAGGCCTGTTGCAAGTGAGGTACATTATCCTATGAACCCCATGATTGtccaaaatgttttaaaatatgaCTTTTGTAAACTCAGCTGTACCCTGAGTGTGCGATATTCACAGCGCTTACTTTCTTTGCCTCAATTTCATTTTTCAGCTCGGTCATCCGACTCGTGTTCCTGGCAAATTTATTGATCTTCTGTTGGTCTTCAAAAGTAACATTCACATCTTCAACTCCCTGCAAACAAGAGGCAAACAGTTAAAGCTGTGCTtaaagtcagtggtggaagGCAACTCCGTGCATTTacacaagtactgtacttaagtacaatccTGAGGTAACTGTACTTTACTAATTTACTTACTTAATATCCACATTGTGTTGTCATGCAATTGTTCATTCTGTATGTTATAAGAGCTGTCTTTCTGGTGCAGATTGTTTGTATCTGCATATTATCCACTGCTTTTATCATTGATTGTACTGTCAATGCGTTTATTCTAGCATCTGTGCTTTTAACTATTGCCTGCTAgagactacagatgaaaatgagCCAAGTGGCCAACTCTGGCATATTTTCAGAAAtgttattaatattatacagtgtcaaataaagtaataaactAAACTGGAATCTTTATATTTTCTGCTACTtgatacttctactccactgcaATTCAGAGGGAAAAATATTTACTCGACATGTATTTGAGAACTTCAGTTAACGTTACTACTTACTTTACATATTCAGATTAATTACAATACAATATTAATCATGTATAAGTATAAGATAAGTAGTTAAAATTACCTCAACCTTTAACAGCTGCAATATTAAAGTGATTGacacatgaatgcatcaataattataactcactaataaataaataaataaataaataaataaatatatatatatatatatatatatatatatataaaattctgaaacgggccattctgcataatgagtactttttctTTCGTtactttcaaagtaaaatatctgtgtacttcttccacctctggtTTACGTTGACCAGATAAACTGAACATGACAAAATCCAGTTGGTTCACTACGTTTTAGAATGAATAAGAATGGTcacattagctagctaccgttagctagcaagcTATAGACAAGACGACAGCTTGAGTAACGGTAGTGTCTTGTCAGTCACCGTTGCCAACTATCACAGACCTCGTTCAGCTGGTTATCTACATCATCATTAGACTAGTAAATGCTCAGGACTCTCGGTTTTTCTAACTTTAAACACAGGATACATATAGCTAATGTTACGTTAGCATTACGCTAGCTACTAACGTTGTCGTTGACATGAGCTACACGAGGGCGTGACCATGATTTGTATATTACTGGCACCGGCAACTGTggctttccccccccccccacatacaTCTCTACTGTTTTTATTTGGATATCCATAAGTGACTGCAACGTGTATCTACCTCAACAACGAACAACGAATTCAACAAATATTAATTAATTCAATACTTACAGGTCCCTTCATGGTGGCTGCCATCTCGGCTTCCTCGACTGCACATAGACGGCAGTACTCCACTGAACAGTATAGCTTTGTCGCCACCTAGCGGGGCGGAAACCCTTTACAGAATGACAGTCAAAGATAACAGTAAAATGTTTGAGTTTTGTCAATTTAATACATATTCTGGTTGCCCCTTGTCGgcacgcctgcttttaaaataaaaaggtaatATATTGTAGCATCAAACATGGTCCTTCCTTTACAGCTAAACACTCAAGCTAAGCTAAGTATCAGGGGTACTGTAAATGAAAATTCAGCTGGTttggtttattattattgtcattaaTTATCTTATCAAATGTGCTTACAATATGTCCAACAAGTTAGTGTATCAACCGGAACTGGTGCTCTGTCAATTTATCTACAGCAAACAGTACTGCACCCAAATTCAAATATTTACTGAAGACATCTGCAAAGCTAGAGCACTAGTCATCAAATTTCGATTATAGCTGCAGAAATATAAGGGCTGTTGTATTTAATAACCGGACAGGATCGTGAGAAATCATATTGTTTTGACTTCATCTTGATATGCCATTTCTTCCTACTAGTCTTACAATCAGTGGGCTTTTTGTAAGGGTTGTGCTACTAACAAATCTAGTAGTAAATCTAGTGCCATGCATTGTTACATCATGAAGAGTTTGCTTGAAGTCGCTCAGGCTTGCATAAGGTCAAAAATGCACAATCCAAACAGGGGAATCCAACTCCCACCTCAATGTGCAGGCCATAGGCTACAATTGAGACATTGTGTTCATGGATTCCAAGCCTTGACATAATAAAATCAATAGATACtgctcattttttttgttttgttttaacaatTGGTTTGCAGTTGTTTGGTAAATCACAAGTTTATAATGTCTGGAGTGGCTGATTAGCATAACAAGGCTTTTGTCAGCATGATCATAGCACACGCACTcacaaaagcagcaaacaaaacaaagatgaGAATAATAAAAGAAGGAAGAAATCCCTtgataaataaaaagtcaatttGGCTTTGTTCCGTTAACGCCTCTTAGACAGGCCCGTTTGTATTAATTCATTGACAAGGCCCTCAAAGACGTGGAAGTCTTCAGAGACAGATGATTTCATTACAGAGCTATTTGTATGCCTTGATTAGCTGTGATAATGGAGCCCATAATTGGATATCTTTGCAACTCAAGAAAGCTTTTTTTAACCACATAATATCAAAGAAATACAGTAGATAGTAGAAGTGCAAACAGTGATGTGGGACTGGGGGTGGAAAAGGGACTGAGTACCCAAGGCCCtaatgtgaggagggcccaaaaagatgctagaatgaatagctgtggatgagacaggcccatagagaatgcctttctacagggcccagaattttgtgctacgcccctgagtgcaaacatatttatttctgttttttttagtgTGCCAGGCCAATATCCTTAATACACATCCTGTTACTTCAAAGCtacatttctcaacaaaaatGCGCTGCAGCGCCTTATCAGAGTGTGACTGGTTAGAGTGTAACCACATTATGATCATGTCAGTCTATTTTCAGAGAATTAACAGAGAGATTACCATGAGCTAATCATGAgctttttttaaagagcacCAACACTCTGTTGGGCGGATAGTGGACTCTTCACAGGAAGAAATCCAACTGATTACTTAAAAACAGTCCCACCCATTTTAaagcacacacactgtgtatacACACTGTTAGCTGCAGATACACAGTTTGGTACAGTAGGAGCAGCGAGTGCATCTCTCTGACACGGTGACAGActatttctgtatttcttcTTAAGGAGGATATCATTTGCTTGACTTGCAGAGGTGTAACAAGGTAAGCTATTTGAAGGATACTAAAGTTAAGACAATGCCAAACTAATGCATGAACAGATGTGCAGATTCTATCACTTCAGAGAAGTTTTGTCATTATTTGCAGTGCATCTTTTTTGTTTAAGCAACATAACAAAACCatatttgttttctctttttgtttcagTTGAATGTCAGTTGAAAAGCCTGTGTCTGAAGTGAggcaaaaacatgggaaacgaGAACTCCAAGAACGGGGAGCTGACCGAGGTAACAATTTTATAAAAAGTTACACACAAAACCTGTTATGCTATACCTGCAGTATCTAGAACTTTAAATTAGTTGTACGATGCACATGGAATAGTAGATGTTAGTTGCTTCTTGGATCAGAAGTTTGATCCCTCTTAAGTATTTTCCAAATGCTGGATTATTCTCAGGTTCATTTAAAGTCAAAATCTGCATTTCTGTTGAAATGTACCCCactgtaaataatgttgtaGAGCTAACAGATACATATAtgtctttataatctttttAGAATGGGAATATTCCTGGGAAGCATAGTAATGGATCAGTGAACGGCCTCTCTGCAAACATCACATCTAATGG
The genomic region above belongs to Sander lucioperca isolate FBNREF2018 chromosome 12, SLUC_FBN_1.2, whole genome shotgun sequence and contains:
- the pfdn4 gene encoding prefoldin subunit 4, whose protein sequence is MAATMKGPGVEDVNVTFEDQQKINKFARNTSRMTELKNEIEAKKKSLQNLQDASDDLMMLDDDSLLIPYQIGDVFVSHSQEETQEMLEAAKETLEQEVKGLEERVSAIQQVLGDLKVHLYAKFGNNINLEADES